A genomic segment from Aliidongia dinghuensis encodes:
- a CDS encoding antibiotic biosynthesis monooxygenase family protein: MPLMRPLDPAFPIERQIALEATAIVLVNVFTLDRADEETFLRAWQNDADFMKRQPGFISTQLHRAIGDSPTYLNYAVWESTADFRAAFGHPEFRAKLSTYPASAVASPHLFQKVAVPGICVA; encoded by the coding sequence ATGCCACTCATGCGCCCCCTGGACCCAGCGTTTCCGATCGAACGTCAGATCGCGCTCGAAGCCACCGCGATCGTGCTGGTGAATGTTTTCACGCTGGATAGGGCCGACGAAGAGACGTTCCTCCGGGCCTGGCAGAACGATGCGGACTTCATGAAGCGGCAGCCGGGCTTCATCTCGACCCAGCTGCATCGCGCGATCGGCGATAGCCCGACTTACCTGAACTATGCCGTCTGGGAATCGACCGCCGACTTCCGGGCCGCCTTCGGGCATCCGGAATTCAGGGCCAAGCTCTCCACCTATCCCGCCTCGGCCGTCGCCTCTCCGCACCTGTTCCAGAAGGTGGCCGTGCCGGGCATCTGCGTCGCGTAG
- a CDS encoding aromatic ring-hydroxylating oxygenase subunit alpha, whose amino-acid sequence MDAQSTPPLRDAWYYALPSERLKKGDMVPKNLLGEPVIIGRDKEGKAFALVDICPHRGIPLRFGKFDGCEIECCYHGWRFAPSGVCTDIPTLIDEQKPELTKVKVRSYPVQEVQGGIWIFFGDKPETAPPVPVLPGLEGHEPKMVVTMMFDGSIDHSVVGLVDPAHATFIHKAWFWRSPKSIRNKAKKFAPSPFGFTMVRHPPSANSRAYKLLNFLLGKPEGTEIVFQLPGVRYEHIRVGGHIMCHLTTLTPITEFETEINHSVFWTAPILTLLRPLFWPFARTFLRQDRDVISQQQEGLKHNPQLLLLGDPDVQARWYFRLKNEFVRAQEENRPFVNPIKERTLQWRS is encoded by the coding sequence TTGGACGCTCAAAGCACACCGCCGCTGCGCGACGCCTGGTATTACGCGCTTCCGAGCGAGCGCCTGAAAAAAGGCGACATGGTGCCGAAGAACCTGCTGGGCGAGCCGGTCATCATCGGCCGCGACAAGGAAGGCAAGGCCTTCGCGCTCGTCGACATCTGCCCGCACCGCGGCATCCCCTTGCGCTTTGGCAAGTTCGACGGCTGCGAGATCGAGTGCTGCTACCACGGCTGGCGCTTCGCGCCGTCGGGCGTCTGCACCGACATTCCGACGCTCATCGACGAGCAGAAGCCGGAGCTGACCAAGGTCAAGGTGCGTTCCTACCCCGTGCAGGAGGTGCAGGGCGGCATCTGGATCTTCTTTGGCGACAAGCCCGAGACGGCGCCGCCGGTGCCGGTGCTGCCGGGGCTCGAGGGCCATGAGCCCAAGATGGTCGTCACCATGATGTTCGACGGCAGCATCGACCATTCGGTCGTGGGCCTGGTCGACCCGGCGCACGCGACCTTTATCCACAAGGCCTGGTTCTGGCGCTCGCCCAAGTCGATCCGCAACAAGGCGAAGAAGTTCGCGCCCTCCCCATTCGGCTTCACCATGGTGCGCCATCCGCCCTCGGCCAACTCGCGCGCGTACAAGCTCCTGAACTTCTTGCTCGGCAAGCCCGAGGGCACGGAAATCGTGTTCCAGCTGCCGGGCGTGCGCTACGAGCACATCCGGGTCGGCGGCCATATCATGTGCCACCTGACGACGCTCACGCCGATCACCGAGTTCGAGACCGAGATCAATCACTCGGTGTTCTGGACGGCGCCGATCCTGACCCTGCTGCGCCCGCTGTTCTGGCCGTTCGCCCGCACCTTCCTCCGCCAAGACCGCGACGTCATCTCGCAGCAGCAGGAAGGCTTGAAGCACAACCCGCAGCTTCTGCTGCTGGGCGACCCCGACGTGCAGGCGCGCTGGTACTTCCGCCTGAAGAACGAGTTCGTCCGCGCCCAGGAGGAAAACCGGCCGTTCGTGAACCCGATCAAGGAACGCACGCTGCAGTGGCGGAGCTGA
- a CDS encoding DUF983 domain-containing protein, giving the protein MPYLDTVVRPGTMTALLRGFRRCCPQCGRGALFKPGWRNILKLADACPHCGERFEGIRADDAPAYFTILVVGHIVVPLMLVAEQHDMSTPLAISLFLPLTLVLTAVLLPTIKGAIAAVMWSFGLRNQDTPTEP; this is encoded by the coding sequence ATGCCCTATCTCGACACCGTGGTTCGTCCCGGCACCATGACCGCGCTGCTGCGCGGCTTCCGCCGGTGCTGCCCGCAATGCGGGCGCGGCGCGCTGTTCAAGCCCGGCTGGCGCAACATCCTGAAGCTCGCCGACGCCTGCCCGCATTGCGGCGAACGGTTCGAGGGCATCCGGGCCGACGATGCGCCCGCCTATTTCACCATCCTCGTCGTCGGTCACATTGTCGTGCCGCTCATGCTCGTGGCCGAGCAGCACGACATGTCGACGCCCCTGGCGATCTCCCTATTCCTGCCGCTGACCCTGGTGCTGACCGCCGTCCTGCTGCCGACCATCAAGGGCGCCATTGCCGCCGTCATGTGGTCGTTCGGCCTGCGCAACCAGGACACGCCGACCGAGCCGTAA
- a CDS encoding RT0821/Lpp0805 family surface protein, translating into MRKVLISALCVVTLAACAQQGQQGYAPPGEVGLNKTTGGALVGAGLGGLAGSQLGHGSGKLATTALGVVLGGLLGGSVGASLDRADQAALNQSTQNALESAPTNQPVQWRNPDNGHYGTVVPVRTYQPNPGQYCREFQQTVVIGGQSQQAYGTACRQPDGTWQMQQS; encoded by the coding sequence ATGCGCAAGGTTCTCATCAGCGCGCTCTGTGTGGTCACCTTGGCCGCCTGTGCCCAGCAGGGCCAGCAGGGCTATGCCCCGCCGGGTGAAGTTGGCCTGAACAAGACGACTGGCGGCGCGCTGGTCGGCGCGGGCCTCGGCGGCCTCGCCGGCTCGCAGCTGGGCCACGGCTCGGGCAAGCTCGCGACGACGGCGCTGGGCGTGGTCCTGGGCGGCCTGTTGGGCGGCTCGGTCGGCGCCTCGCTCGATCGCGCCGACCAGGCGGCGCTCAACCAGTCGACGCAGAACGCGCTCGAGAGCGCGCCGACCAACCAGCCGGTGCAGTGGCGCAACCCGGACAACGGCCACTACGGTACGGTCGTGCCAGTCCGCACGTATCAGCCGAACCCCGGGCAATATTGCCGCGAGTTCCAGCAGACGGTCGTGATCGGCGGCCAGAGCCAGCAGGCCTACGGCACCGCCTGCCGCCAGCCGGACGGCACCTGGCAGATGCAGCAGAGCTGA
- a CDS encoding branched-chain amino acid ABC transporter permease, with the protein MSSVHIPSAAVAPGSNGNLAKVGVAALFVLALVAPFGLYPIFLMKALCFALFAAAFNLLLGYGGLLSFGHAAFFGGAAYIAAHTVKVWGFPPELGIIAGTAFAALLGVVFGWLAIRRQGIYFAMVTLALSQMLYFVALEAKFTHGEDGIQAVPRGHFLGFLDLGDTYSMYYFVLAICVLAFWLIYRTIHSPFGQVLKAIRENEPRAISLGYRVDQYKLLAFTLSAALAGLAGSTKAIVFQLASLTDVDWRMSGQVVLMTLVGGVGTVFGPVVGAFILVTMENYLAEFGSWVTVIQGAIFVVCVLTFRKGVVGEIAALVRRGKGEQPSEGGGHH; encoded by the coding sequence ATGAGCAGCGTGCATATTCCCTCGGCGGCGGTGGCGCCCGGCAGCAACGGCAACCTGGCAAAGGTGGGCGTTGCAGCGCTCTTTGTCCTGGCGCTCGTGGCACCGTTCGGGCTCTACCCGATCTTCCTCATGAAGGCGCTGTGCTTCGCTCTGTTCGCCGCCGCGTTCAACCTGCTGCTGGGATACGGCGGCCTGCTGTCGTTCGGCCATGCCGCCTTCTTCGGCGGTGCCGCCTATATCGCGGCCCACACGGTCAAGGTCTGGGGCTTCCCGCCCGAACTCGGCATCATTGCGGGCACGGCGTTCGCAGCGTTGCTCGGCGTCGTGTTCGGCTGGCTCGCCATCCGCCGCCAGGGCATCTATTTCGCCATGGTCACGTTGGCGCTGTCGCAGATGCTCTACTTCGTGGCGCTCGAGGCGAAGTTCACTCATGGCGAGGACGGCATCCAGGCCGTGCCGCGCGGCCATTTCCTGGGCTTCCTCGACCTCGGCGACACCTACAGCATGTACTACTTCGTGCTGGCGATCTGCGTGCTCGCCTTCTGGCTCATCTACCGGACGATCCATTCGCCGTTCGGCCAGGTGCTGAAGGCGATTCGCGAGAACGAACCCAGGGCGATCTCGCTGGGATACCGGGTCGACCAGTACAAGCTCCTGGCCTTCACGCTGTCGGCAGCGCTCGCCGGCCTCGCGGGCTCGACCAAGGCGATCGTGTTCCAGCTCGCCTCCTTGACCGATGTCGACTGGCGCATGTCGGGCCAGGTCGTGCTGATGACGCTCGTGGGCGGTGTTGGCACCGTGTTCGGCCCTGTGGTCGGCGCCTTCATCCTGGTCACCATGGAGAATTATCTTGCCGAGTTCGGCTCGTGGGTGACCGTGATCCAGGGCGCGATCTTCGTGGTCTGCGTGCTCACCTTCCGCAAGGGCGTGGTCGGCGAGATCGCGGCCCTCGTCCGCCGCGGCAAGGGCGAGCAGCCGAGCGAGGGCGGCGGGCACCACTGA
- a CDS encoding bifunctional riboflavin kinase/FAD synthetase — MRLFRHYAPLPADATGAVLALGNFDGVHRGHGTVIAAAGAIARELGAPHGVLSFEPHPRQVFRPDDPPFRLTPLRVKARELEALGADLLFSLHFDMEFAQRSAENFVTEILVGALRVRHVVVGYDFVFGRGRAGTVAFLQEMGARHGFGVKVIEPVADAGTADAETEVISSTRVREHLMAGRPADAARLLGRFWEIDGRVEHGDQRGRTIGFPTANLMLGEYLRPAAGVYAVRAGIEHEHQTDWYGAVANIGTRPTVGGTDLRLEVHLFDFSGDLYGAHLRVALIDYLRPERKFASFDELKQQITADAAQARTIYARFIHAHQWMPDR, encoded by the coding sequence ATGCGTCTTTTCCGGCATTATGCCCCCCTCCCAGCCGACGCGACCGGTGCCGTGCTGGCTCTCGGCAACTTCGATGGCGTGCATCGTGGTCACGGCACGGTGATCGCTGCGGCGGGGGCGATCGCGCGCGAACTCGGCGCACCGCACGGTGTCCTGAGCTTCGAGCCGCACCCGCGCCAGGTGTTTCGTCCGGACGATCCGCCCTTTCGCCTGACGCCGCTTAGGGTCAAGGCGCGCGAGCTCGAGGCGCTCGGCGCCGACCTGCTGTTCAGCCTGCATTTCGACATGGAGTTCGCCCAGCGCTCGGCCGAGAATTTCGTGACCGAGATCCTGGTCGGCGCTCTTCGTGTCCGCCATGTCGTCGTGGGCTACGACTTTGTGTTCGGCCGCGGCCGTGCCGGCACCGTGGCATTCTTGCAGGAAATGGGCGCGCGGCATGGATTCGGCGTCAAGGTGATCGAACCGGTCGCCGATGCCGGGACCGCCGATGCCGAGACCGAGGTGATCTCGTCGACCCGCGTGCGCGAGCATCTGATGGCCGGCCGGCCGGCCGACGCGGCGCGGCTCCTCGGCCGGTTCTGGGAGATCGACGGCCGGGTCGAGCACGGCGACCAGCGCGGCCGCACGATCGGCTTTCCGACTGCGAACCTGATGCTGGGCGAATATCTCCGGCCGGCGGCCGGCGTCTACGCGGTCCGGGCCGGCATCGAGCACGAGCACCAGACGGATTGGTACGGTGCCGTCGCCAACATCGGCACGCGGCCGACGGTCGGCGGCACCGATCTCCGGCTCGAAGTACACCTGTTCGATTTCTCGGGCGACCTCTACGGCGCGCATCTGCGCGTGGCGCTCATCGATTATCTCAGGCCCGAACGCAAATTCGCGAGCTTCGACGAACTGAAGCAGCAGATCACCGCCGATGCCGCCCAGGCTCGGACGATCTACGCCCGGTTCATCCACGCACACCAATGGATGCCAGATCGATAA
- a CDS encoding DUF6455 family protein: MGGAGRVAGTPVGGSSILALAARLKRRATAAVLEARARQTLRHELALLADLGQLDQVLADCGLSPSDLAVLERPVRGWARRLQAMQRQLGVEALAETCDLALIRDMDRVCRHCSAAKICEKWLRADAVSAAPAFCPNRPNFELLRQGACN, encoded by the coding sequence ATGGGCGGCGCGGGACGAGTGGCGGGAACGCCGGTGGGAGGATCAAGCATTCTCGCCCTTGCAGCGAGGCTGAAGCGGCGAGCGACGGCAGCTGTCCTGGAAGCGCGGGCGCGTCAGACGCTCCGGCACGAATTGGCGCTGCTTGCCGATCTTGGGCAGCTGGATCAGGTGTTGGCCGATTGCGGGCTGTCGCCGAGCGATCTCGCCGTCCTCGAACGGCCGGTGCGGGGCTGGGCCCGCCGGCTGCAGGCGATGCAGCGGCAGCTGGGCGTCGAGGCGCTGGCCGAGACTTGCGACCTGGCGCTGATCCGCGACATGGATCGGGTGTGTCGGCACTGCTCGGCCGCCAAGATATGCGAGAAATGGCTGCGAGCGGATGCCGTCAGCGCCGCCCCGGCCTTCTGTCCGAACCGGCCTAATTTCGAGCTGCTGCGACAGGGCGCCTGCAACTGA
- a CDS encoding DUF1501 domain-containing protein, giving the protein MGMVRRDFLRGAALGTLLAALPPGARIALGATTGTKDALLFVILRGGMDGLNLLAPVDDANLNAARPKTLLPATGFPLANGLTKQDWRLHPSAPELQALYQAGHLALVPASGTPAASRSHFEMQQLAECGVTDLNITSQFGGWVGRYANATAVEGTFAAMACGEATLPLSISDDLSALCIANAASFAVSSAQKLAFLEQEYGAAAITARGLAGALARQAMAGVNAVQRFETINSGYVRPATYGTDTLATGLAIAAELMKQGAGLQLGVFEYDNWDTHVNQEARFAPAVAILSQALGAFWNDINSTTTAGVTLIVMSEFGRRIVSNASGGTDHGHGNVMLVLSNAVAGGRMYGAWPGLAPAETDLGDVAITTDARQVILEAITARRHDAPANLFPGLQVQRPLNLFAAH; this is encoded by the coding sequence ATGGGTATGGTTCGTCGCGACTTCCTGCGGGGCGCTGCGCTCGGCACGCTGCTCGCTGCACTCCCCCCTGGCGCGCGGATCGCTCTCGGCGCCACGACCGGCACCAAGGATGCATTGCTGTTTGTCATCCTGCGCGGCGGCATGGACGGCCTCAACCTGCTCGCGCCGGTTGACGACGCGAACCTCAACGCGGCCCGGCCGAAAACGCTGTTGCCGGCAACGGGTTTCCCACTCGCGAACGGCCTGACGAAGCAGGACTGGCGCCTGCATCCGTCCGCGCCCGAGCTCCAGGCGCTCTATCAGGCGGGTCATCTGGCACTTGTGCCTGCATCGGGCACGCCGGCCGCCTCGCGCTCGCATTTCGAGATGCAGCAGCTCGCCGAATGCGGCGTCACCGATCTTAACATTACCAGTCAGTTCGGCGGCTGGGTCGGGCGCTATGCCAATGCGACGGCGGTAGAGGGCACGTTTGCGGCCATGGCGTGCGGCGAGGCGACCTTGCCCTTGTCGATCAGCGACGACCTGTCGGCGCTCTGCATCGCGAACGCGGCCAGCTTCGCTGTCAGCAGTGCCCAAAAGCTCGCCTTCCTCGAGCAGGAGTACGGCGCCGCGGCAATCACCGCCCGCGGCTTGGCCGGTGCCCTCGCCCGCCAGGCGATGGCCGGGGTCAATGCGGTGCAGCGTTTCGAGACGATCAACAGCGGCTATGTGCGGCCGGCCACCTACGGCACCGACACGCTGGCGACAGGGCTCGCAATCGCGGCCGAGCTGATGAAGCAGGGTGCGGGCCTGCAACTGGGCGTGTTCGAATATGACAACTGGGACACGCACGTAAACCAGGAAGCCCGGTTCGCCCCTGCGGTCGCCATCCTCTCGCAGGCCTTGGGCGCTTTCTGGAACGATATCAACAGCACCACGACGGCCGGCGTCACGCTGATCGTCATGAGCGAGTTCGGCCGCCGCATCGTCTCCAACGCCAGCGGCGGCACCGATCATGGCCACGGCAACGTGATGCTGGTCTTGAGCAATGCCGTCGCCGGCGGCCGGATGTACGGGGCCTGGCCGGGCTTGGCACCCGCCGAGACCGACCTCGGCGACGTGGCGATCACGACCGACGCCCGCCAGGTCATCCTCGAAGCCATCACCGCCCGGCGCCACGATGCACCGGCCAACCTATTCCCCGGGCTGCAGGTGCAGCGCCCGCTGAACCTGTTCGCGGCGCATTAG
- a CDS encoding ABC transporter substrate-binding protein: protein MRLQGISALLAATALASGFAMTASAETIKLGVLNDQSGVYTDLSGPGGVDAVRMAVEDAGGAINGNKIEVVSADHQNKPDVGTSIARQWYDQDHVDAIFDVPNSGVALAVQEVAREKHKIVMFSGPASSDLTGAKCSPTGVHWTYDTYGLAKGTGAAVTKSGGDSWFFLTADYAFGQALERDTAAVVQANGGKVLGEVRTPLGSPDFSSFLLQAQSSKAKIIGLANAGGDTVTSIKQAAEFGITSGGQKLAGLLVFLSDVNSLGLKTAQGLELTESFYWDLNDETRAFSKRFFERNKKEPTMVQAGLYGAAKHYLEAVKATGSTDSDKVMAAMQANPINDFMTKNGQLRKDGKAVRDMYLFEVKKPEESKGAWDYYKLIRQIPAAEVTRPLADGGCPLVKG from the coding sequence ATGCGTCTTCAGGGAATTTCCGCGCTGCTCGCGGCGACCGCACTTGCATCCGGCTTCGCGATGACGGCTTCGGCAGAGACGATCAAGCTGGGCGTGCTGAACGACCAGTCGGGTGTCTACACCGACCTGTCCGGCCCCGGCGGCGTCGACGCGGTGCGCATGGCGGTCGAAGACGCCGGCGGCGCCATCAACGGCAACAAGATCGAGGTCGTCTCGGCCGACCACCAGAACAAGCCCGACGTCGGCACCTCGATCGCGCGGCAATGGTACGACCAGGATCATGTCGACGCGATCTTCGACGTGCCGAACTCGGGTGTGGCGCTCGCAGTCCAGGAAGTGGCGCGTGAGAAGCACAAGATCGTCATGTTCTCCGGCCCCGCCTCGTCGGACCTGACCGGCGCCAAGTGCTCGCCGACCGGCGTGCATTGGACCTACGACACCTACGGCCTGGCGAAGGGAACCGGTGCTGCCGTCACCAAGTCGGGCGGCGACAGCTGGTTCTTCCTGACCGCCGACTATGCCTTCGGCCAGGCGCTGGAGCGCGACACGGCCGCGGTCGTCCAGGCGAACGGCGGCAAGGTGCTAGGCGAAGTGCGCACCCCGCTGGGGTCGCCGGACTTCTCGTCCTTCCTGCTGCAGGCGCAATCGTCCAAGGCCAAGATCATCGGCCTCGCCAATGCCGGCGGCGACACGGTCACCTCGATCAAGCAGGCGGCCGAGTTCGGCATCACGTCTGGCGGCCAGAAGCTCGCCGGCCTGCTCGTGTTCCTGTCCGACGTCAATTCGCTCGGCCTGAAAACCGCCCAGGGCCTGGAACTGACCGAATCGTTCTACTGGGACCTGAACGACGAGACGCGCGCCTTCTCGAAGCGCTTCTTCGAGCGTAACAAGAAGGAGCCGACGATGGTGCAGGCCGGCCTCTACGGGGCGGCCAAGCATTATCTCGAGGCGGTGAAGGCGACCGGCTCTACCGACAGCGACAAGGTGATGGCCGCGATGCAGGCCAACCCGATCAACGACTTCATGACCAAGAACGGCCAACTGCGCAAGGACGGCAAGGCCGTGCGCGACATGTACCTGTTCGAGGTCAAGAAGCCCGAGGAATCGAAGGGGGCGTGGGACTATTACAAGCTGATCCGGCAGATCCCGGCAGCGGAAGTGACCCGGCCGCTCGCCGACGGTGGCTGCCCGCTGGTCAAGGGCTGA
- a CDS encoding DUF6675 family protein, giving the protein MILAARRLSAALLSIGLGWSTAAAAASVPVPPCARLAALPALPADGAPPNFAVWRGDALDRTAPVPACLGWPDFDFSIMLAMAGRFRHPGGVEAVLAGFGRFSSMTGLKYWSISDERWQVLLERSAAVTDPETRQARPDFAPGEFVPGRDLYFLQRENRGREDIVYRLHVLTNGPDGFSVSVTNVSSINFLFIRLFAPGDLNSVYFFRRLGNDDWGYWAVGGTHLGLTGLFGPHIGSFENRAMAIYRHFAGIPEDQEPPAATEE; this is encoded by the coding sequence ATGATCTTAGCCGCCCGACGCCTCTCCGCGGCGCTCCTGTCGATAGGACTCGGATGGAGCACGGCGGCCGCGGCCGCCAGCGTGCCGGTGCCGCCGTGTGCACGGCTCGCAGCGTTGCCCGCGTTGCCGGCGGACGGTGCGCCGCCCAATTTCGCGGTCTGGCGCGGCGACGCGCTCGATCGCACGGCCCCGGTGCCGGCCTGCCTTGGCTGGCCCGATTTCGACTTCTCGATCATGCTGGCCATGGCCGGCCGGTTCCGGCATCCGGGCGGGGTCGAGGCCGTGCTGGCCGGTTTCGGCCGGTTTTCCAGCATGACCGGCCTCAAATACTGGTCGATCAGCGACGAGCGCTGGCAGGTGCTGCTCGAACGGTCGGCGGCGGTAACCGATCCCGAAACGCGGCAGGCCCGCCCGGATTTTGCGCCGGGCGAATTCGTGCCCGGGCGCGACCTCTATTTTCTGCAGCGGGAGAATCGCGGGCGCGAAGACATTGTCTATCGCCTGCATGTGTTGACGAACGGGCCGGACGGGTTCTCCGTCTCGGTCACCAACGTCAGCAGCATCAATTTCCTGTTCATCCGCCTGTTCGCGCCCGGTGACCTCAATTCGGTCTATTTCTTCCGGCGGCTCGGCAACGACGACTGGGGTTACTGGGCGGTCGGCGGGACCCATCTCGGGTTGACGGGCTTGTTCGGCCCCCATATCGGCTCGTTCGAGAACCGCGCGATGGCGATCTATCGCCATTTCGCCGGCATCCCGGAGGATCAGGAGCCGCCGGCTGCAACGGAAGAGTAG
- a CDS encoding branched-chain amino acid ABC transporter permease, translated as MIPLLGIPPQVLFGQLLLGLINGAFYAMLSLGLAVIFGLLNIINFAHGALYMMGAFAAWLMLDHLGIGYWPALILSPLLIGAFGVILEKTFLHRIYKLDHLYGLLLTFGLALIIEGLFRNYYGVSGQAYDAVPDLLKGGNNLGFMFLPTYRGWVVVASLIICFGTWFAIERTKLGSYLRAATENPKLVQAFGINVPRMITLTYGFGVALAAMAGVLAAPIYHVSPLMGSDIIIVVFAVVVIGGMGSIVGAVISGFGLGIIEGMTKVFYPEASNTVIFVVMAIVLLVKPAGLFGKAA; from the coding sequence GTGATTCCATTGCTTGGCATTCCGCCACAGGTGCTGTTCGGCCAGTTGCTGCTGGGACTGATCAACGGCGCCTTCTACGCCATGCTGAGCCTTGGGCTCGCCGTCATCTTCGGCCTTCTCAACATCATCAACTTCGCTCACGGCGCGCTCTACATGATGGGCGCGTTTGCGGCGTGGCTGATGCTCGATCATCTCGGCATCGGCTACTGGCCGGCGCTGATCCTGAGCCCGCTCCTGATCGGCGCGTTCGGCGTGATCCTGGAGAAAACCTTCCTCCACCGGATCTACAAGCTCGACCATCTCTACGGGCTGCTGCTCACCTTCGGCCTGGCGCTTATCATCGAGGGCCTGTTCCGCAACTACTACGGCGTGTCCGGCCAAGCCTATGACGCGGTGCCGGACCTGCTGAAGGGCGGCAATAACCTGGGCTTCATGTTCCTGCCGACCTACCGCGGCTGGGTCGTCGTCGCTTCGCTCATCATCTGCTTCGGCACCTGGTTCGCGATCGAGCGCACCAAGCTCGGCTCCTACCTGCGCGCGGCGACCGAGAACCCGAAGCTGGTGCAAGCGTTCGGCATCAACGTGCCGCGCATGATCACGCTGACCTACGGCTTCGGCGTGGCACTCGCCGCCATGGCGGGGGTGCTGGCGGCGCCGATTTATCACGTGAGCCCGCTCATGGGCTCCGACATCATCATCGTCGTGTTCGCCGTCGTCGTGATCGGCGGCATGGGCTCGATCGTCGGCGCCGTCATCAGCGGCTTCGGGCTCGGCATCATCGAAGGCATGACCAAGGTTTTCTACCCGGAGGCGTCCAACACCGTGATCTTCGTCGTCATGGCGATCGTGCTGCTGGTCAAGCCCGCCGGTCTGTTCGGGAAGGCGGCGTGA
- a CDS encoding DUF1800 domain-containing protein, with protein MTMPSVALAYNRLTFGAKHGDPAAPTPLTLNAWLSAQLTEAATDTPAVTESLVNVRLKFVGQDPTTGDPLPPQMLPLTWLNADEAALWANFRTAGKDYAQTQRPGAEIQAASYIRAAQSPNQLAEQMVEFWHSHFNVQVNSSEQAGSTYPAFDAVLRANALGNFRSMLGAVAKSAAMMFYLNQVQSTGKAPNENYAREVMELHTLGIQRYLGLTTPPNEVGTGYSDTDVKQGALILSGWTIDYETGAFVFRAGEHASGAKVYLGHTIPASGQAEGELLFDIPANHPGTANTIATKLYKRFVGDTPPANSAAVAAMSQAFLANLQAPNQIALVLQALILSPEFAASSGAKFKTPFEFVVSLLRVAGLPINPTATLNFLLSQMGDPRFAWVPPNGRPDVSGPWMSNGSLLERWRAAETIMGVAAEILPGDLTGIFDVLQRVRPGGPIELTNAAQAVDRVVDVMIPNAGQTTRAALLAFASTPEILGTPGTFTNATRLRVALGRLVATAAATSEFQFRG; from the coding sequence ATGACGATGCCTTCGGTGGCCCTCGCCTACAACCGGCTGACGTTCGGCGCCAAACATGGCGATCCGGCCGCCCCGACCCCGCTCACGCTCAACGCTTGGCTGAGCGCGCAATTGACCGAGGCCGCGACCGACACGCCAGCGGTGACGGAGTCCTTGGTCAACGTGCGCCTGAAGTTCGTCGGCCAGGATCCGACGACCGGTGATCCGCTGCCGCCGCAGATGTTGCCGCTCACTTGGCTCAACGCCGACGAAGCGGCGCTCTGGGCGAATTTCAGGACGGCGGGCAAGGATTACGCGCAGACGCAGCGACCGGGCGCCGAGATCCAGGCCGCTTCCTACATCCGCGCGGCCCAGTCGCCGAACCAGCTCGCTGAGCAGATGGTCGAGTTCTGGCACAGCCATTTCAACGTTCAGGTCAATTCGTCCGAGCAGGCCGGCTCGACCTACCCGGCCTTCGACGCCGTGCTCCGCGCCAACGCACTCGGCAATTTCCGCAGTATGCTCGGCGCCGTCGCGAAATCGGCGGCGATGATGTTCTACCTCAATCAAGTGCAGTCGACCGGCAAGGCGCCGAACGAGAATTACGCCCGCGAGGTCATGGAGCTCCATACGCTCGGCATTCAGCGCTATCTCGGGCTCACGACGCCGCCAAACGAGGTGGGCACCGGCTATTCCGACACCGACGTGAAGCAGGGCGCGCTCATCCTCTCGGGCTGGACCATCGACTACGAGACCGGCGCCTTCGTGTTCAGGGCGGGCGAACATGCGTCCGGCGCCAAGGTCTATCTGGGCCACACCATCCCGGCGTCGGGCCAGGCCGAAGGCGAGCTGCTGTTCGATATCCCGGCGAACCACCCCGGCACCGCCAACACGATCGCCACCAAGCTCTACAAGCGCTTCGTCGGTGACACGCCGCCGGCGAACAGCGCCGCCGTCGCCGCCATGTCTCAGGCCTTCCTCGCCAATCTCCAGGCGCCCAATCAGATCGCTCTCGTGCTGCAGGCGCTGATCCTGTCGCCGGAGTTCGCGGCGTCGAGCGGGGCCAAGTTCAAGACGCCGTTCGAATTCGTCGTATCGCTGCTCCGCGTCGCCGGTCTGCCGATCAATCCCACGGCGACGCTGAATTTTCTGCTGAGCCAGATGGGCGATCCCCGCTTCGCCTGGGTGCCGCCGAACGGCAGGCCAGACGTTTCGGGACCGTGGATGAGCAACGGCTCCCTGCTCGAGCGTTGGCGCGCCGCGGAAACGATCATGGGCGTCGCCGCAGAGATCCTGCCGGGCGATTTGACCGGGATCTTCGATGTCCTGCAGCGCGTGCGGCCGGGCGGGCCGATCGAGCTCACGAATGCCGCACAAGCGGTCGACCGTGTCGTCGACGTCATGATCCCGAACGCCGGCCAGACGACGCGGGCCGCCCTCCTCGCCTTCGCCAGCACGCCGGAGATTCTGGGCACGCCTGGCACATTCACCAACGCGACCAGGCTGCGCGTGGCGCTGGGCCGGCTCGTCGCGACGGCGGCCGCGACCTCGGAGTTCCAGTTCCGCGGCTGA